One genomic segment of Balneolaceae bacterium includes these proteins:
- a CDS encoding GAF domain-containing protein, with translation MTGSKNLSKKLEQREAEIAVINSVQQGILAKKEMQEIYDLVGEKVRDLFDAQVAVVSTFNYENNTEIFHYAFEDGKRHELDPRPIDTLRQKLIETSELILINENADDAWREITGEEPTVAPGTKLTKSALYVPMAAGDTVFGYISLQNVDREHAFSDSDVRLLSTMANSISMALENARLFNETEQRNAELAVINSVQEGLVAEMDLQSIYDLVGDRIRELFDAQVTMICTFDHDNEREHFQYQYEDGDRIYPDPRPLDRFRKQLIETKEMILINENFPDRAEEILGIKPEAVPGTDLPKSVLFVPLVIGDSVRGYVSLQNLDREHAFPESDVRLLSTLANSMSVALENARLFNETEQRNAELAVINSVQQGLVAEMDMQGIYDLVGDRIRNLFDAQVTGIVTFDHTDKTEHFQYIYEDGKRVHPPGRPYDNVRAKLIQERQKLLFNEKASETMSEINGKPFKPVPGTRMAQSALYVPMSVGKEVLGYVSLQNLDREHAFNESDVRLLSTLINSMSVAIENARLFNETTRLLAETEQRNAELAVINSVQDGLVREMDMAAIYKLVGEKICDVLNTQTMIIRTFDHDKKLEYWQYAIERGETIDVEPRPFIWANKILIEKKEYLLINENYEEIAMEYDGNAITKGLAPKSAIFVPMIVGDTVVGSVSLQNVEEENAFTESDLQLITTLTNSMSVAIENARLFNETVRLLDETEQRAAELQTVNNISRAMVSQLELDALISFVGDQMRETFKADIVYLATYDRKSNMLHFPYYYGDESESRPFGNGITEKIILNQEPLLINQNLDKAYDEIKAEKKGEMVESYLGVPIKAGEKSIGVISVQSKEQSNRFSENDQRLLTTIAANVGVAMQNAESYEKLRSALNDLKAAQEQLVQQEKLASLGQLTAGIAHEIKNPLNFVNNFSDLSVELIEEAREELEKLTIPDDNFALDIIKDIEGNLKKIHEHGSRADGIVKSMLQHSRGGNGKVEPTDMNALIKEYVNLAFHGMRASKHPINVDIDLNLDENTQEIPLIAEDFSRVILNLCNNAFDAMREKLQKAEYNDDKYLPQLKVVTEHNDKYLKITIEDNGPGIPPKLKDKILQPFFTTKKGKEGTGLGLSITNDIVKGHGGQIDIETEPDRFTRFLITIPYQKNHS, from the coding sequence ATGACAGGAAGTAAGAATTTATCAAAAAAGCTTGAACAGCGGGAAGCGGAAATCGCTGTTATTAACAGTGTACAACAGGGTATTCTTGCCAAAAAGGAGATGCAGGAGATATATGATTTGGTGGGTGAAAAAGTCCGAGATCTATTTGATGCTCAGGTAGCTGTTGTTTCTACATTTAATTATGAAAATAATACTGAAATATTTCACTATGCTTTTGAAGATGGAAAACGCCATGAATTAGATCCAAGGCCCATTGACACACTTCGGCAAAAACTGATAGAAACAAGCGAACTCATCCTTATAAATGAAAATGCCGATGATGCCTGGAGAGAGATAACAGGGGAAGAGCCAACGGTAGCTCCCGGCACAAAATTAACAAAATCTGCCCTTTATGTACCCATGGCCGCCGGTGACACTGTCTTTGGATATATCAGCCTGCAAAATGTAGATCGTGAGCATGCCTTTAGCGATTCCGATGTCCGCCTGTTAAGCACCATGGCCAACAGTATCAGCATGGCGCTGGAAAATGCACGACTGTTTAACGAGACTGAGCAACGAAATGCCGAGCTTGCGGTCATTAACAGTGTTCAGGAAGGCTTGGTTGCAGAGATGGACTTGCAAAGTATCTATGATTTGGTTGGTGATCGAATTCGTGAACTTTTCGATGCCCAGGTTACAATGATCTGCACCTTCGATCATGATAATGAACGAGAGCACTTCCAGTACCAATATGAAGACGGGGACAGAATCTACCCGGATCCCCGGCCGCTCGACAGGTTTAGAAAACAGTTGATTGAAACAAAAGAGATGATTTTGATCAACGAGAATTTTCCGGATCGGGCGGAAGAAATTTTAGGTATCAAACCTGAGGCTGTACCGGGAACCGACCTTCCAAAATCTGTACTGTTTGTGCCCTTAGTGATTGGTGATTCTGTCCGAGGATATGTGAGTCTACAAAATTTAGATCGAGAGCACGCTTTTCCAGAATCTGATGTTCGCCTTCTAAGTACTCTCGCTAACAGTATGAGTGTAGCCCTTGAAAATGCCCGTCTATTCAACGAGACGGAACAGCGAAATGCAGAACTGGCGGTAATCAACAGTGTTCAGCAGGGGCTTGTTGCCGAGATGGACATGCAGGGAATTTATGACCTGGTCGGTGACCGGATCCGGAATCTTTTTGACGCGCAGGTTACGGGAATCGTTACCTTCGATCACACCGACAAAACCGAGCATTTTCAGTATATCTATGAGGACGGCAAACGTGTCCATCCGCCCGGCAGGCCCTACGACAACGTCAGAGCCAAATTGATTCAGGAACGGCAAAAACTGCTGTTCAATGAAAAGGCATCAGAAACGATGTCCGAAATTAACGGGAAACCCTTTAAGCCTGTACCAGGTACAAGGATGGCTCAATCCGCCCTCTATGTGCCCATGTCGGTCGGAAAAGAGGTTTTGGGCTATGTCAGCCTGCAGAACCTGGATCGTGAACACGCATTCAATGAATCGGATGTGCGACTGCTCAGCACCCTGATCAACAGTATGAGCGTGGCCATTGAAAACGCACGGCTCTTCAATGAAACCACTCGACTTCTCGCCGAAACAGAACAGCGAAATGCAGAACTGGCAGTCATCAATAGTGTGCAGGACGGACTGGTACGCGAAATGGATATGGCGGCCATTTACAAATTGGTTGGAGAAAAGATTTGTGATGTTTTAAACACACAGACAATGATTATTCGAACCTTTGATCATGACAAAAAATTGGAATATTGGCAATACGCCATCGAAAGAGGCGAAACGATTGATGTTGAACCCCGGCCGTTTATCTGGGCTAATAAAATATTGATTGAAAAGAAAGAATATCTTCTCATAAATGAAAATTATGAGGAGATAGCGATGGAATATGACGGAAATGCGATCACCAAAGGATTAGCTCCGAAATCAGCTATTTTTGTTCCTATGATTGTAGGAGATACGGTTGTGGGATCTGTAAGTCTGCAAAATGTTGAAGAGGAAAATGCTTTTACGGAAAGTGATCTTCAGTTAATTACTACGCTTACGAACAGTATGAGTGTGGCTATTGAGAATGCGCGACTCTTCAATGAAACGGTACGGCTATTGGATGAAACTGAACAGAGGGCCGCCGAGCTTCAAACAGTTAATAATATTAGCCGGGCTATGGTATCGCAGTTAGAGCTTGATGCCCTTATCAGTTTTGTTGGAGACCAGATGCGCGAAACATTTAAGGCAGATATTGTTTACCTGGCTACATACGATCGTAAATCGAACATGCTCCATTTCCCTTATTACTATGGGGACGAATCCGAATCCAGGCCATTTGGTAACGGCATCACTGAAAAAATTATCCTGAACCAGGAACCCCTGCTTATCAATCAAAACCTGGATAAAGCGTATGATGAAATAAAAGCTGAGAAAAAAGGAGAGATGGTAGAATCGTATTTGGGGGTTCCAATTAAAGCTGGAGAAAAATCTATTGGAGTGATCAGTGTTCAAAGTAAAGAGCAATCCAACCGGTTCTCCGAAAATGATCAGAGGCTTCTCACCACCATTGCAGCCAATGTGGGTGTGGCAATGCAAAATGCCGAATCGTACGAAAAATTACGATCAGCCCTGAACGATCTGAAAGCCGCTCAGGAGCAACTGGTTCAACAGGAAAAACTGGCATCACTGGGACAGCTTACCGCTGGCATTGCTCATGAGATCAAGAATCCCCTTAACTTTGTAAATAACTTTTCTGATCTCAGCGTTGAGTTGATTGAAGAGGCCCGGGAGGAACTTGAAAAACTGACTATTCCCGATGATAATTTTGCACTTGATATCATAAAGGATATTGAGGGAAACCTTAAGAAAATTCACGAACACGGCAGCCGTGCAGATGGAATTGTAAAATCGATGCTTCAGCATTCAAGAGGTGGTAATGGTAAAGTTGAACCCACGGATATGAATGCTTTAATCAAAGAGTATGTTAATCTTGCATTTCACGGAATGCGTGCAAGTAAACATCCAATTAACGTAGATATTGATCTCAACTTAGATGAAAATACACAGGAAATTCCGTTAATTGCCGAAGACTTCAGCCGGGTTATTTTAAATCTTTGCAACAATGCATTCGATGCAATGCGTGAGAAACTTCAAAAAGCTGAATACAACGATGATAAATATCTCCCGCAATTAAAAGTAGTTACAGAACACAACGATAAATATCTGAAAATTACCATCGAGGATAACGGACCCGGTATTCCGCCTAAATTAAAGGATAAAATTTTACAACCGTTTTTTACAACGAAAAAAGGAAAAGAAGGGACCGGCCTGGGACTTTCCATCACAAATGATATCGTAAAAGGGCATGGGGGACAGATTGATATTGAAACAGAACCGGATAGGTTTACACGATTTTTAATAACGATTCCCTATCAAAAAAATCATTCATAG
- a CDS encoding response regulator, with amino-acid sequence MKFLVVDDEKDVEMLFRQKFRKEIRKGELELVFAFSGQEALSILNSTNPPDVVYVFSDINMPGMTGIELLETIKAEHPEINVSMISAYGDDENYNKAIKSGAKEFFTKPIDFESLRSEIYNMLNKDKG; translated from the coding sequence ATGAAATTTTTAGTTGTTGATGATGAAAAAGATGTAGAGATGTTATTCCGGCAAAAGTTTCGGAAAGAGATTCGCAAAGGCGAACTCGAACTGGTGTTTGCCTTTTCAGGGCAAGAAGCTTTGTCCATCTTGAACAGTACAAACCCGCCAGATGTTGTCTATGTCTTTTCCGATATCAACATGCCCGGTATGACCGGAATTGAACTACTTGAAACCATCAAAGCAGAACATCCTGAAATTAACGTAAGCATGATATCGGCTTACGGAGACGATGAGAATTACAACAAAGCAATTAAATCAGGAGCGAAAGAGTTTTTTACGAAACCAATTGATTTTGAGTCCTTACGGTCTGAAATCTATAATATGCTGAATAAAGATAAAGGGTAA